Within the Bacillus pumilus genome, the region ATAAAGTAAACGGAAGGAGGAATAGAAATGGATTCTAAACCATATTCTTGGGTCGCTCTAGATCGTAACTGTACACACCACGGCGATTACAACTATGAAAGAAAAGCTGTTTGTGACGGCAACTATTATGATGATGAAGACGTCTTGCAAGATTTTGATCAAGTGAGTGTGACAAAGCAGACATCTGAGGAAGTCATTATTGTTAGAGACTCTTGTGACATTAATGTCTCTTCTGTTGATGCACAGGTTGCAGCATCTATCCAAGTAGCAGTTCAAACAGCGATCATTACCATTACAAACATCTCAATCGCAGACGGTGATTTAGCTGACCGCGTTACACAAGATCTCTTACAAGCCGCTACTCACAAACAAACAAACCGCCAGAAACTTGTCATCGAAAACTCTAGAAACGTTACAGTATCAACAATCGATGCGGATATCTCGATCGCGATTCAAACACTTACTCAAACACTTGTTGCGACAATCGTTGCAATCGGTATCCTCTAATGTCCAAAAGCAGAGCGAAAAGCTCTGCTTTTCCTTTTATAAAAATACAACAAATATAAATGGTCATTTACCCACACCAACTAGAGGGCGCATACATATGTTGTTAAGGACTAAAGTCAAATACCTTGTTAAAGGAGCTGAAATCCATGAGCTGCGGAAAACACCATGGCCGACATGATGAAAACTGTGTATGCGATGCGGTTGATAAGATTTTAGCAGAGCAGGAAGCTGTAGAAGATAAATGTCCTACAAGCTGCTACAGTAATTTATTAAGCCCGACAGTTTCTGGAAAAGATACCATTCCGTTTTTACTTTTTGATAAAAAGGGCGGATTGTTTTCTACTTTCGGAAACATTGGAGGATTTGTTGACGATTGCCAATGCTTCGAATCCATTTTCTTCCGGGTTGAAAAATTAAACGACTGCTGTGCTACGTTATCTGTATTAAGACCTGTTGATGTACACGGACATACGCTGAGCGTTTGTCACCCTTGTGACCCTGACTTCTTTGGTTTAGAGAAAACAGACTTTTGTATCGAGGTTGATCTAAACTGCTTCTGCGCAATCCAATGTTTAAACCCAGAACTAGTAGACAGAGTCATGCCAACGAAAGATAAAAAGCATCATCACCACGGCTAAACCGATCGGCCGCTCATCTAACTTGTCATGAGTCAAAGCATCCCCTTCCTTACGAATGACAGTCAATCGTGCGGAGCAGTCAGCATAAGAGCTGCCGCTTCCGCATTGATTGAAAGTAGAAGTATCAACCGGCAAAATAAAAAGCTTGTAGATGATGACAGTGCTCAAACACTCAAACAAATTTCCTAGTATAGGAGGGTTGAATATGAGCCGCAAACATTCATGGAATTGTGTAGCAGAGGCTGTTGAAAATATTAACGACTTGCAAAATGCCGTTGAAGAAGAATGCCCGACCAGCTGTTACAGCAATCTCCTTTCTCCATCTCATTCATTAGGTGACACTGTCCCGTTTGTTCTCTTTACATCTAAATCAAAACCATTCGTCGCATTCGGTAACGTCGGAGAAGTAGATGCAGGTCCTTGCTTCAGCACTACATTTTTCAGAGTCGAACACATCTCTGACCACTGCGCAACACTCAGCTTGCTTATCGCATTTGACAAAGACCGTCATATTTTAGATTTTACAGATAAAGATTCCGTATGTGATGTGTTCCGATTAGAAAAATCGAAGTATTGCATTGAAGTAGATCTAGACTGCTTCTGCGCAATCGAGTGCTTAAATCCACGACTCATCAACCGTAACTGCTAACAAAAAAAGTCCCTCTATGGGACTTTCAGGCTGTCGAGAAAATCTCGGCAGCTTTATTTTTTCCTTAAATTTTCCACCACTCCATTTTATAATAGAGAAAAGCATTCTAAAGGAAGGTGTTTTTCTCATGTTCCACACTAGAAATTCTTCTCAGCACGAAGCCGAATTTGTATTGCTCGATCAACTGGTCGAAGAGGATCACCTGCTTCGTAAAATTGATCAGTACATTGATTTTTCATTTATCGTAGATAAAGTAAAACCCTATTATAGTGAGAATAAAGGTCGTCCTTTGATGTTCAAACCTAAAAACCATCTATACGCCATGTTATAGTAAATTTCTTTTTCGAGTTGTCTTTCAGAACGGATACCGTAAAGGTATCCGATAAACATCATTTTGAACAAAATAAGCGGATCAAGGGAAGGACGACCTTTATTTTCACTATAATAGGGTTTTACTTTATCTACGATAAATGAAAAATCAATATACTGATCAATTTTACGAAGCAGGTGATCCTCTTCGACCAGTTGATCTAGCAATACAAATTCGGCTTCGTGCTGAGAAGAATTTCTAGTGTGGAACATGAGAAAAACACCTTCCTTTAGAATGCTTTTCTCTATTATAAAATGGAGTGGTGGAAAATTTAAGGGAAAAAATAAAGCTGCCGAGATTTTCTCGACAGCCTGAGGACTTTCTATAGAAGAAAGTCCTTTTCGCTTCATTTATTGCGCGCCTTGACCTTTAAGTTCACGCTGCACATCTAAGTCATCAGCTTCTCTGCTGAACTTTGGCAGTGTAAAGAAGTAAAAAAGGAAAACGAGTAAAATAATAACGCCCATTCCGTAATAAATATAAGAAACGTTTGTAATGAGTTTTGGAAAAAGTACCGCAATCAAACCTAATGTCATGGATTGAGCAAACATGGTAAGTGGATCAACCCAACCCGACACACGTCCCATCAAACGAGGGTGGACGATTCTTGGCAGCCAGCCGCCAATGACAATGTTGACTGGGCCAATGCATGTACCAATGACAAATGATGTGACATAAAACAACCATAGTGTGTGGGTGGAACCAAGTACAAAAATCAGAATGCCTGCAACCAAAATTGGAAGCGACATGAGATATTGCATCTTTACTTTTTTAGCAAGAATAGAGCCCATTAAGCTGCCAACAAGTAGACCGGCACCAATTGCAATTGTAAAGAACGATGTATGCAGTTCAAAATGGTCCGGTGAAAGGCCATATTTCATTGTAAACATCGGAAGTACAGCAAATGCGCCATTGACTAGACCAAAAACAAAAAAGCCAAAAATTAAAGAAGCCAACAATTTATTTTTTATAATGTAAAGTATGCCTTCTTTAAAATCTTTTAGAGACGTTTTAATGGTCATGCCTCTCCAGCCTGCTTGTCCATTTGGCTGACGTGCTTCAATTGGAATGTTACATGAACGAATCAGGATGCCTGACACAATAAAACTGATCAAATCAATCGTAATGGCACCGTGGAGTCCAATCGTCTTATACATAATCGCACCGATTCCAACGCCAAATACCATGAATAAACTAAATAGCATTTGATTTAAGCCAGCGGCTTTTGCATATTGATCTTTATTTAAAATCGCCTGAACGAGAGAGGCTTCAGCTGGATAGAAGAACTTCGTAATGGCACTTCGAATAAACAAGATCAAGAAAATAAGTGGAAGTGAATTAAAATAAATAACAATAAATAAAACAATCGTCAGCC harbors:
- a CDS encoding CotY/CotZ family spore coat protein; the encoded protein is MSRKHSWNCVAEAVENINDLQNAVEEECPTSCYSNLLSPSHSLGDTVPFVLFTSKSKPFVAFGNVGEVDAGPCFSTTFFRVEHISDHCATLSLLIAFDKDRHILDFTDKDSVCDVFRLEKSKYCIEVDLDCFCAIECLNPRLINRNC
- a CDS encoding spore coat protein, whose product is MDSKPYSWVALDRNCTHHGDYNYERKAVCDGNYYDDEDVLQDFDQVSVTKQTSEEVIIVRDSCDINVSSVDAQVAASIQVAVQTAIITITNISIADGDLADRVTQDLLQAATHKQTNRQKLVIENSRNVTVSTIDADISIAIQTLTQTLVATIVAIGIL
- a CDS encoding CotY/CotZ family spore coat protein, which produces MSCGKHHGRHDENCVCDAVDKILAEQEAVEDKCPTSCYSNLLSPTVSGKDTIPFLLFDKKGGLFSTFGNIGGFVDDCQCFESIFFRVEKLNDCCATLSVLRPVDVHGHTLSVCHPCDPDFFGLEKTDFCIEVDLNCFCAIQCLNPELVDRVMPTKDKKHHHHG
- a CDS encoding MFS transporter, which encodes MDIFKNRNFVRLFFAALASQMGTTVGNMAFAFYLLDHFSHQPAYATLAELMYSLPTIFVFFMVGVVADRFDRKKVAENCDWIRAGLTIVLFIVIYFNSLPLIFLILFIRSAITKFFYPAEASLVQAILNKDQYAKAAGLNQMLFSLFMVFGVGIGAIMYKTIGLHGAITIDLISFIVSGILIRSCNIPIEARQPNGQAGWRGMTIKTSLKDFKEGILYIIKNKLLASLIFGFFVFGLVNGAFAVLPMFTMKYGLSPDHFELHTSFFTIAIGAGLLVGSLMGSILAKKVKMQYLMSLPILVAGILIFVLGSTHTLWLFYVTSFVIGTCIGPVNIVIGGWLPRIVHPRLMGRVSGWVDPLTMFAQSMTLGLIAVLFPKLITNVSYIYYGMGVIILLVFLFYFFTLPKFSREADDLDVQRELKGQGAQ